A single Patagioenas fasciata isolate bPatFas1 chromosome 16, bPatFas1.hap1, whole genome shotgun sequence DNA region contains:
- the OGFR gene encoding opioid growth factor receptor, whose translation MAAWLGFRAEESEAEDEAGLWRYDSTWEDDEEEDEDGGGGGGDGDEGGEPEGAEAAADSEPEDAGEQLFRSSRQQEQRSNSSPLSQRGSQFSGVRNWNAARDLQRYRHRYPGLIESENEEEEEMWNLSFYKNEISFLPQGLHIEILLESWWDNYEVLEENHSYIQWLFPLREHGMNWRAKPLTCQEIQAFKKSQEVMQRFIRAYQLMLRFYGINLINEETGELKRAENWAERFQNLNRFSHNNLRITRILKCLGEMGYEHYQVHLVKFFLTETLVKETLPNVKRSALDYFLFTVRSKRKRRELVYYAWQHYKPRGSFVWGPHEKLSKYRPRSAKSQLHQKAGDKQEPSAKNCNDSVEEDQNQPLEEEQKAGDAAGLQPKANDEDVKGKLSECVSKGEDGEEEKEASCAQQEEKDLNSTTEEVQDTAENDCTKESKKRKLDATMADAMKTGPSKSPTDIENISRNLGECAIDAETPSSGPSLQAEEDQKPLKKDDASTKTSAVPETTDAVVKRRKVDKRTSKSKTYNLAINLNMRSSASSAELNPSVVDNDAEKENVGEKNSAVEASSEKGGGDADDGAAGPQLGSRLPEMGRTSPVSDGLELRGDQDAARSDQHPNSTEKGKREGDGAEQHKKAENANGKKQAEVTGKKQVPESLEQSVAATCPEEDSAEVAPERPGSPEPVAGPGEEQVVAE comes from the exons ATGGCGGCTTGGCTCGGGTTCCGGGCGGAGGAGAGCGAGGCGGAGGACGAGGCGGGTCTCTGGAGGTACGACTCCACCTGGGAGGACgacgaggaggaggatgaggatggtggcggtggcggcggcgacgGCGACGAAGGCGGCGAGCCGGAGGGAGCGGAGGCGGCAGCCGACTCGGAGCCGGAGGATGCGGGGGAGCAGCTGTTCCGGAGCTCCCGGCAGCAG GAGCAGAGATCAAACTCATCACCGCTGTCTCAGAGGGGTTCTCAG TTCTCAGGCGTGCGCAACTGGAACGCGGCAAGAGACTTGCAGAGATACAGACACCGCTACCCG GGTTTGATAGAATCAGaaaatgaggaggaagaagagatgtGGAACTTGAGCTTTTATAAAAATGAGATTAGTTTTCTGCCCCAGG gtttgCATATTGAAATTCTGCTTGAATCTTGGTGGGACAACTATGAAGTTCTAGAAGAAAACCATTCTTACATACAGTG GCTTTTCCCTTTACGCGAACATGGGATGAACTGGCGTGCCAAACCGCTCACGTGTCAAGAAATCCAG GCCTTTAAGAAGTCCCAGGAAGTTATGCAAAGGTTTATACGTGCTTATCAGCTCATGCTGAGATTTTATGGCATCAATCTGATCAACGAGGAAACTGGAGAGCTGAAGAGAGCAGAGAATTGGGCTGAACGATTTCAAAACCTGAACCG gTTTAGCCACAACAATTTGCGGATTACGCGCATCCTGAAGTGCCTGGGAGAGATGGGATATGAACACTACCAAGTGCACTTGGTAAAGTTTTTCCTAACAGAAACTCTTGTTAAGGAGACGTTACCGAACGTCAAGAGAAGTGCCTTGGATTATTTCCTGTTCACCGTCAGAAgcaaaaggaagagaagagaacTAGTCTACTATGCTTGGCAACATTACAAACCCCGAGGCAGCTTCGTGTGGGGACCGCATGAAAAACTCTCCAAGTACAGACCTCGCTCCGCCAAGTCACAGCTGCACCAAAAGGCAGGAGATAAACAGGAACCTTCAGCTAAAAACTGCAATGACTCTGTGGAAGAGGATCAGAACCAGCCTCTAGAGGAGGAACAGAAAGCTGGAGATGCTGCGGGCTTGCAGCCTAAAGCAAACGATGAAGATGTAAAAGGGAAGTTAAGTGAATGCGTTTCGAAGGGAGAGGATGGTGAAGAGGAGAAAGAGGCTTCATGTGCCCAGCAAGAGGAGAAAGATTTAAACAGCACAACTGAAGAAGTGCAGGATACAGCAGAGAACGATTGCACAAAGGAGAGCAAGAAGAGGAAACTGGATGCAACTATGGCAGACGCTATGAAGACTGGGCCGTCGAAAAGCCCTACTGATATTGAAAATATTTCCCGTAATCTGGGAGAATGTGCAATTGATGCAGAAACCCCCTCTTCAGGTCCATCCTTACAAGCAGAAGAGGACCAGAAACCACTGAAAAAAGACGATGCAAGCACCAAAACCTCAGCAGTGCCGGAGACTACTGATGCGGTTGTGAAACGGAGGAAAGTTGATAAAAGAACATCAAAAAGCAAAACATACAACTTGGCCATAAACCTGAACATGAGGTCCTCTGCCTCGAGTGCCGAGTTAAATCCATCTGTTGTGGATAATGATGCTGAAAAAGAAAACGTCGGTGAGAAAAACTCAGCAGTGGAAGCGTCAAGTGAGAAGGGTGGTGGTGATGCAGATGATGGGGCTGCGGGACCTCAGCTTGGTTCCAGGCTCCCTGAGATGGGCAGGACTTCTCCAGTGAGCGATGGCTTGGAATTGCGTGGAGATCAAGATGCAGCAAGGAGTGATCAGCACCCCAACAGCACggaaaagggcaagagggagggagatggggcagaacagcataaaaaggcagaaaatgcaaATGGCAAAAAGCAAGCAGAAGTCACGGGCAAGAAACAAGTTCCAGAGAGTCTTGAGCAGAGTGTGGCAGCCACTTGTCCTGAAGAAGACAGCGCTGAGGTTGCACCAGAAAGACCTGGGAGCCCCGAGCCTGTGGCAGGACCTGGTGAGGAGCAGGTGGTGGCAGAGTGA
- the MRGBP gene encoding MRG/MORF4L-binding protein, whose product MGEAEGGSAAAVEKPPLPAAGPGAAAAVAAAVAAAAAAAAGAPEPGVPAEEAVVVWSPEVEVCLFHAMLGHKPVGVNRHFHMICIRDKFSQNIGRQISSKVIWDHLSTMYDMQALHESEILPFPNIEKNFALPDEMIQEVREGKVMMEEEVKEEIKEEMETHTGPEEVFAPSGSLAKTTEKPSSKEKEKTSSDSGSKEGSDKRKRNRVTEKVLNANSNPSSPSAAKRRRT is encoded by the exons ATGGGCGAGGCGGAGGGCGGCTCGGCGGCCGCTGTGGAGAAGCCGCCGCTGCccgcggccgggccaggagcggCGGCTGCGGTCGCTGCCGCTGTTGCGGCCGccgcggcggcagcggccggCGCCCCGGAGCCCGGCGTGCCGGCCGAGGAGGCGGTGGTGGTGTGGAGCCCCGAAGTGGAGGTGTGCCTCTTCCACGCCATGCTGGGCCACAAGCCCGTAG GTGTGAATCGCCACTTCCACATGATTTGTATCCGGGATAAATTCAGTCAGAATATTGGACGGCAGATTTCTTCCAAAGTGATTTGGGACCACCTGAGCACCATGTATGATATGCAGGCTCTT cACGAGTCTGAGATTCTTCCGTTCCCTAATATAGAGAAGAATTTTGCTCTTCCTGACGAAATGATTCAAGAAGTAAGAGAAG GAAAAGTCATGATGGAAGAAGAAgtgaaagaggaaataaaagaagaaatggaaacgCATACAGGTCCAGAAGAAG tttttgcaCCCTCTGGAAGTTTAGCAAAAACAACTGAAAAGCcaagcagcaaagaaaaagagaaaacttcaTCAGATTCCGGGTCCAAAGAAGGATCTGATAAGAGGAAGCGCAACAGAGTCACTGAGAAGGTCCTAAACGCAAACAGTAATCCCTCCAGCCCGAGCGCTGCGAAGCGACGCAGAACGTAG